The following proteins come from a genomic window of Nitrososphaerota archaeon:
- a CDS encoding 16S rRNA methyltransferase, which produces MIEKVFLIFAESALEIVPMEIWNHPAIVSSAKKRKKKPSEILLDRSYHHSAMKNLKESYKRGRPDIIHFCLLEALGSILCKIKKLEVYVHTIDDYVIYVNPETRLPRVYNRFLGLIEQLYNIKEIKANDKILLKIEKKNLSQIINEIKPDKIFGMDEKGYFISPKKFSEIVLECSKPAIIIGAFPKGEYSNNTKSIIGENIYSIYPESLETWVITSRILSALENEVYYKNL; this is translated from the coding sequence ATGATTGAAAAAGTATTTCTTATATTCGCTGAAAGTGCTTTAGAAATCGTTCCTATGGAAATATGGAATCATCCAGCAATAGTGTCTTCTGCAAAGAAAAGAAAAAAGAAACCTTCTGAAATACTCTTAGATAGGTCTTATCATCATAGTGCAATGAAAAATCTTAAAGAATCTTATAAAAGAGGTAGACCAGATATAATCCATTTTTGTTTACTTGAAGCACTAGGTTCGATATTATGCAAAATTAAAAAATTAGAAGTGTATGTTCATACAATAGATGATTATGTAATATACGTAAATCCTGAAACACGATTGCCTAGAGTATATAATAGATTTTTAGGTCTTATAGAACAGTTATATAATATAAAAGAAATAAAAGCAAATGATAAAATCTTGCTTAAAATCGAGAAAAAAAATCTATCTCAAATAATTAATGAAATAAAACCAGATAAAATTTTCGGAATGGATGAGAAAGGATATTTCATTTCTCCAAAAAAATTTTCAGAAATAGTTTTAGAATGTTCTAAGCCAGCAATAATAATAGGTGCATTTCCAAAAGGAGAATATAGCAATAATACAAAAAGCATTATTGGAGAAAATATTTATAGCATTTATCCAGAATCTTTAGAAACATGGGTTATAACATCCAGAATATTATCTGCATTAGAAAATGAAGTGTATTATAAAAATTTATAA
- the argF gene encoding ornithine carbamoyltransferase: MKRDFLSLIDYSKEEIMEIINLALKIKKDGFPKDLPLRDKYIVLLFQKPSTRTRASFEVAINKLGGKSFSYDWGQLQTSRGETISDTAKVLSSYFDAIIARVFEHDTLIELAKYSSIPVINALSNLLHPCQALADAMTILETKGKLSGLKLSYIGDGNNVCNSLLIMASKFGMNISIACPKEYEPNKSILEIAKKEALKTGSIIEILREPEEAIHEADIVYTDTFVSMGEEKEASKKLSIFLPKYQVNMELFKKSKKDSIFMHCLPAHREQEVTSDVIDSERSVVFIQAENRLYTEAALLIKLLS; encoded by the coding sequence ATGAAGAGGGATTTTCTAAGTTTAATTGATTATAGCAAAGAAGAAATAATGGAAATAATTAATTTAGCTTTAAAAATAAAAAAAGATGGTTTTCCTAAAGATTTGCCTTTAAGAGATAAATATATTGTTTTATTATTTCAAAAACCATCGACTAGAACTAGAGCTTCATTTGAAGTAGCTATTAATAAACTCGGAGGTAAATCTTTTAGTTATGATTGGGGGCAACTTCAAACTTCTAGAGGAGAGACAATAAGTGATACAGCTAAAGTTTTATCATCTTATTTTGATGCTATAATAGCTAGAGTTTTTGAGCATGATACATTAATCGAATTAGCTAAGTATAGCTCAATTCCTGTAATAAATGCTTTAAGTAATTTATTGCATCCATGTCAAGCTTTAGCAGATGCAATGACTATTTTAGAAACCAAAGGAAAGCTTTCTGGATTAAAATTATCATACATTGGTGATGGAAATAATGTTTGCAATTCTTTATTAATAATGGCTAGTAAATTTGGAATGAATATTTCTATAGCTTGTCCAAAAGAATATGAGCCAAATAAATCAATTTTAGAAATTGCAAAAAAAGAAGCATTAAAAACAGGATCAATAATAGAAATTTTAAGAGAGCCTGAAGAAGCAATTCATGAAGCTGATATAGTATATACAGATACTTTTGTTTCAATGGGTGAAGAAAAAGAAGCTAGTAAAAAATTGTCAATTTTCTTACCTAAGTATCAAGTAAACATGGAGCTTTTCAAAAAATCAAAAAAAGATTCAATATTTATGCATTGTCTTCCTGCTCATAGAGAACAAGAAGTTACTTCAGATGTAATAGATAGTGAGAGGTCTGTTGTTTTCATTCAAGCAGAAAATAGGCTTTATACAGAAGCTGCTTTATTAATTAAACTCCTTTCATAA
- a CDS encoding 50S ribosomal protein L39e, with amino-acid sequence MGKTPLAIKKRLASALKRSWPVPAWVIAKTHGKFRFHKKRRHWRRSKIKP; translated from the coding sequence ATGGGTAAAACTCCTTTAGCTATTAAAAAACGTCTTGCTTCAGCTTTAAAACGTAGTTGGCCTGTTCCTGCATGGGTTATAGCTAAAACTCATGGAAAGTTTAGATTTCATAAAAAAAGAAGACATTGGAGAAGAAGTAAAATAAAACCTTAG
- the ftsY gene encoding signal recognition particle-docking protein FtsY, with amino-acid sequence MRENKMFNGLKKSFNFLTEKFLLSEISEDYARKYLEEFKLYLIENEVAVEAADKIIEETFLTLKKTKVKRFSSKKEILENVLKEIIRSFIIKPEESKTIKKIIENNIKSGKTTIILFVGPNGGGKTLTVVKIANYLLKNGFESVIACSDTFRAGAIEQLKKLANEIKIKVIARGYGHDSASVAVDAINSAKANKIPVVLIDTAGRTEIDRNLLEEMKKIKRVTNPDLTIYVGDSLSGNAIIQQIKEFDKYVGVDGIILTKIDADVKGGTIISVGYAAKKPIMFLGNGQELNDIMEFNEENVFKKILNWV; translated from the coding sequence TTGAGAGAGAATAAAATGTTTAATGGATTAAAGAAATCCTTTAATTTTTTAACTGAAAAATTTTTATTAAGTGAAATATCAGAAGATTATGCAAGAAAATATTTAGAAGAATTTAAGCTTTATTTAATAGAAAATGAAGTTGCTGTTGAAGCTGCAGATAAAATAATTGAAGAAACTTTTTTAACTTTAAAGAAGACAAAAGTAAAGAGATTTTCTTCTAAAAAAGAAATATTGGAAAATGTTTTGAAAGAAATAATTAGAAGTTTTATTATTAAGCCTGAAGAGTCAAAAACTATTAAGAAAATAATAGAAAATAATATTAAATCTGGAAAAACTACAATAATATTATTCGTTGGACCGAATGGTGGAGGGAAAACATTAACAGTTGTAAAAATAGCTAATTATCTTTTAAAGAATGGTTTTGAATCAGTTATAGCATGTAGCGATACTTTTAGAGCTGGAGCAATAGAGCAGCTTAAAAAACTTGCAAATGAAATAAAAATTAAAGTTATTGCTAGAGGTTATGGTCATGATTCTGCATCTGTTGCTGTAGATGCAATTAATAGTGCAAAAGCAAATAAAATACCAGTAGTTTTAATAGATACTGCTGGAAGAACTGAAATAGATAGGAATCTACTTGAAGAAATGAAAAAAATAAAGAGAGTAACCAATCCAGATTTAACAATATATGTAGGTGATTCTCTTTCAGGAAATGCTATTATACAACAAATAAAAGAATTTGATAAATATGTTGGAGTAGATGGAATAATTTTAACTAAAATAGATGCAGATGTGAAGGGGGGAACAATAATATCTGTTGGTTATGCAGCTAAGAAACCAATTATGTTTTTAGGAAATGGTCAAGAATTAAATGATATAATGGAATTTAATGAAGAAAATGTTTTTAAGAAAATTTTAAATTGGGTATGA
- a CDS encoding TIGR03557 family F420-dependent LLM class oxidoreductase: MICKFGFYAAHEQYNPNELLNFAIKAEKYGFDTIWSSDHFHPWAHTNANSGFAWVWLASIAERTKKVSIGSVTPPLLRYHPGVVAQAFATLDFLYPGRIFLCLATGESMNESPLGLKWPKYKERLARLKEAIIIIKKLWKEDFVDFNGKYYFLRKANLYTKPKTNIPLYVAANGSSTAYVAGKYANGLLTSGRVFEEKFESEILPALNKGAKDVGRNPEEIKKIVHIITSYDEDFDKAVESCKFWNATMIPGIFDAEVYDPREIEEKAKMIKREDIIKRRFIITSEEEAIKKIEFYLKFGVSEIEFLSTSPDQNKFIEFFGKKVFPYFKNLKK; the protein is encoded by the coding sequence ATGATTTGTAAATTTGGTTTTTACGCAGCACATGAACAATATAATCCAAATGAGTTATTAAATTTTGCTATTAAAGCTGAAAAATATGGCTTTGATACTATATGGAGTAGTGATCATTTTCATCCATGGGCTCATACTAATGCAAATTCAGGTTTTGCTTGGGTATGGTTGGCTTCTATTGCTGAAAGAACTAAGAAAGTATCTATTGGTTCAGTTACACCTCCACTTTTAAGATATCATCCTGGAGTAGTAGCTCAAGCATTTGCAACTTTAGATTTCTTATATCCAGGTAGAATATTCTTATGCTTAGCTACAGGAGAATCTATGAATGAATCTCCATTAGGATTAAAATGGCCTAAATATAAAGAAAGATTGGCTAGACTTAAAGAAGCTATAATTATAATTAAGAAATTATGGAAAGAAGATTTTGTAGATTTTAATGGAAAGTACTATTTTTTAAGAAAAGCAAATTTGTATACTAAACCTAAAACTAATATTCCATTATATGTAGCAGCTAATGGCTCATCTACCGCATATGTTGCAGGAAAATATGCTAATGGTTTATTAACAAGTGGAAGAGTTTTTGAAGAAAAATTTGAATCAGAAATTTTACCTGCTTTAAATAAAGGTGCTAAAGATGTTGGTAGAAATCCTGAAGAAATTAAGAAGATTGTTCATATAATAACATCTTATGATGAAGATTTTGATAAAGCAGTTGAAAGTTGTAAATTTTGGAATGCTACTATGATTCCTGGAATATTTGATGCTGAAGTATATGATCCTAGAGAAATAGAAGAAAAAGCTAAAATGATAAAAAGAGAAGATATAATAAAAAGACGCTTTATTATAACTTCCGAAGAAGAAGCTATAAAGAAAATAGAATTTTATTTAAAATTTGGTGTATCAGAAATCGAATTTTTAAGCACAAGTCCTGATCAAAATAAATTTATTGAATTTTTTGGAAAGAAAGTATTCCCTTATTTTAAAAATTTAAAGAAATAA
- a CDS encoding translation initiation factor IF-6, translating into MGIILDDLFGSAEIGLFCIATKNFMIVPTGIKNSKRLKWEKELGVESISTTIYGSQLIGIFIAANSNGIVIPHIIYDEEIDRISKILHDINILKIKSKLTAIGNLILANDYGAIISPEFTKKELKEISDVLGVETIKSTIAGRNYVGSIAIATNLGALTHIDITNDEKKNINEILKVDSLEGTVNGGVTYVRSGIIANEKGAIIGSRTVGPEALAISQALHII; encoded by the coding sequence ATGGGAATTATTCTTGATGATCTCTTTGGAAGTGCTGAAATAGGGCTTTTTTGTATTGCTACAAAAAATTTTATGATAGTTCCTACTGGAATAAAGAATAGTAAACGTTTAAAATGGGAAAAAGAGTTGGGAGTAGAGAGTATATCTACAACTATTTATGGGAGTCAACTTATTGGGATATTTATTGCTGCAAATTCTAATGGAATAGTTATTCCTCATATTATTTATGATGAAGAAATAGATAGAATATCAAAAATTTTGCATGATATCAATATTTTAAAAATTAAATCAAAACTTACTGCTATAGGAAATTTAATACTTGCAAACGATTACGGAGCAATAATAAGTCCTGAATTTACAAAAAAGGAATTAAAAGAAATTAGTGATGTTTTAGGAGTAGAAACAATAAAATCTACTATTGCTGGTAGAAATTATGTAGGTTCAATTGCGATTGCAACAAATTTAGGTGCTTTAACTCATATAGATATAACAAATGATGAAAAGAAGAATATTAATGAAATATTAAAAGTTGATTCTCTTGAAGGAACAGTAAATGGTGGAGTAACATATGTAAGAAGCGGAATAATAGCAAATGAAAAAGGAGCAATAATTGGTAGTAGGACTGTCGGACCTGAAGCATTAGCTATTTCTCAAGCTTTACATATTATTTAA
- the pfdA gene encoding prefoldin subunit alpha: protein MAAKKENKISERERAALELRLIEQAIADLQVRIATLDNAIEEHENALSLIEELSKLNDVANVLIPIGGGNFIAGQIPKLNKINVSVGAGVVIEKTLEEGKEIITQRKNSIEKLRTNYQQRIREYLARASEIRASLERE, encoded by the coding sequence ATGGCTGCTAAGAAGGAAAATAAAATAAGCGAGAGAGAAAGAGCTGCTTTAGAATTGCGCTTAATAGAACAAGCTATTGCAGATTTACAAGTTAGAATAGCTACATTAGATAATGCTATAGAAGAACATGAAAATGCTTTGTCTTTAATAGAAGAACTTTCGAAATTGAATGATGTAGCTAATGTTCTAATTCCTATAGGTGGTGGAAATTTTATAGCTGGGCAAATACCTAAATTAAATAAAATAAATGTTTCAGTAGGCGCAGGAGTAGTTATTGAAAAAACTCTTGAAGAAGGTAAAGAAATAATAACACAAAGGAAAAATTCTATTGAGAAACTTAGAACAAATTATCAGCAAAGAATTAGAGAATATCTTGCAAGAGCAAGTGAAATAAGAGCCTCGCTTGAGAGAGAATAA
- a CDS encoding 30S ribosomal protein S19e, whose amino-acid sequence MVTIFDVPSKELINRIANYLKENKIIEPPSWALYVKTGVHKERPPTNPDWWYVRCASILRKLYLHGPIGVSRLRKMYGGRRRHGLKPPHFWKGSGSIVRKALQQLEKAGLVEKINKKGRVLSSKGRSFLDNMAQIIIKESKRRVKSV is encoded by the coding sequence ATGGTAACAATTTTTGACGTCCCTTCAAAGGAATTGATTAATAGAATAGCAAATTATCTTAAAGAAAATAAAATTATCGAACCCCCTTCATGGGCTTTATATGTAAAAACTGGTGTTCATAAAGAAAGGCCTCCAACAAATCCTGATTGGTGGTATGTTAGATGTGCTTCAATACTTAGAAAACTTTATCTTCATGGCCCTATAGGGGTTTCTCGCTTAAGAAAAATGTATGGGGGAAGAAGAAGACATGGTTTAAAACCCCCTCATTTTTGGAAAGGAAGTGGAAGCATCGTTAGAAAGGCTCTACAACAATTAGAAAAAGCAGGATTAGTTGAAAAAATTAATAAAAAAGGTAGAGTATTATCTTCTAAAGGGAGAAGTTTCTTAGATAATATGGCTCAAATAATTATTAAAGAATCAAAAAGGAGGGTAAAAAGTGTCTGA
- a CDS encoding 50S ribosomal protein L31e, whose amino-acid sequence MSEKEEIVLEREYTIPLRDVWEAPKKKRAEKAIRIIKNFAKRHMKAEEVKISEKVNELIWSKGIEKPPRRIKVIMKKDKDNIVKVEMIGESKEEKEE is encoded by the coding sequence ATGAGTGAAAAAGAAGAAATTGTTCTTGAAAGAGAATATACTATTCCATTAAGAGATGTTTGGGAAGCACCAAAGAAGAAAAGAGCTGAAAAAGCTATAAGGATTATTAAAAATTTTGCAAAAAGACATATGAAAGCTGAAGAAGTAAAAATATCTGAAAAAGTTAATGAATTAATATGGTCTAAAGGTATTGAGAAACCTCCTAGAAGAATAAAAGTTATAATGAAAAAAGATAAAGATAATATCGTTAAAGTAGAAATGATTGGAGAATCTAAAGAAGAAAAAGAGGAATAA
- a CDS encoding cyclase family protein, giving the protein MSRKYKIIDLSHELFPDMPSYPGLPLFKIEKIRDSIKNGSTINLITSMHTHLGTHIDFPLHILPNSKSLDDYSIVDLSGDGIVIDLTYKNEAEEILDEDLKKYDDHINKKDILFIFTGWSKKRSNNPEYLFKWPYIGESAVNYLIKKKIKIIGIDTLSIGGYSKKVSDKWPLPKVPSRKIHEMLLNEGILIVEEVANLDKVLIEEKFVRGFFIIAPLRIKGIEASPCKVIFISLNF; this is encoded by the coding sequence ATGAGTAGAAAATATAAGATTATTGATTTAAGTCATGAATTATTTCCAGATATGCCTTCATATCCAGGTTTACCACTTTTTAAAATTGAAAAAATAAGAGATTCTATTAAAAATGGAAGTACTATTAATTTAATTACAAGCATGCATACACATTTAGGGACTCATATTGATTTCCCTCTCCACATATTACCAAATTCTAAATCTTTAGATGATTATAGTATAGTAGATTTATCTGGAGATGGAATTGTAATAGATTTGACTTATAAAAATGAAGCAGAAGAAATACTAGATGAAGATCTAAAGAAATATGATGATCATATTAATAAAAAAGATATATTATTTATATTTACAGGTTGGTCTAAGAAAAGAAGTAATAATCCAGAATATTTATTTAAGTGGCCATATATAGGAGAAAGTGCAGTTAATTATTTAATAAAGAAAAAAATTAAGATAATTGGAATAGATACACTTAGTATTGGCGGCTATAGTAAAAAAGTGAGTGATAAATGGCCATTACCTAAAGTTCCATCACGTAAAATACATGAAATGCTACTTAATGAGGGAATACTTATAGTTGAAGAAGTTGCAAATTTAGATAAAGTTTTAATTGAAGAAAAATTTGTTAGGGGCTTCTTTATCATAGCTCCTCTTAGAATTAAAGGGATTGAAGCATCTCCTTGCAAAGTTATTTTTATTTCTTTAAATTTTTAA
- a CDS encoding DNA-binding protein, which yields MSEDEELEKIRQKKLLELQQRLAEEEEKRKERIERSNLLRVILSPEARQRLANMRLVKPELVDKIEIYLIQLAQAGKIPTPLSDDQLKSILNKLIPSKKEIRIERR from the coding sequence GTGTCTGAAGATGAAGAACTTGAAAAAATCAGACAAAAGAAATTGTTAGAATTGCAACAAAGATTAGCTGAAGAAGAAGAAAAAAGAAAAGAAAGAATCGAGAGAAGTAATTTACTTAGAGTTATTTTATCTCCCGAAGCTAGACAAAGATTAGCTAATATGAGACTTGTAAAACCTGAATTAGTTGATAAAATAGAGATTTATCTTATTCAATTAGCTCAAGCAGGAAAAATACCTACTCCTTTATCTGATGATCAATTAAAGAGTATATTGAATAAATTAATTCCATCAAAAAAGGAAATAAGAATTGAGAGGAGATGA
- a CDS encoding bifunctional 4-hydroxy-2-oxoglutarate aldolase/2-dehydro-3-deoxy-phosphogluconate aldolase, with amino-acid sequence MKFKKELDRIKEKGLIPVVVIEDPEKAIPLGKAFLDAGLDIIEITMRTEKAMEAIKILKKNLPEMLIGAGTVFSLNVAKEALKNGARFIVSPHLDERIVSYCVRNNIIVCPGVYTPTEINNAIQIAIKAKGRRSIDIEDLPLLLKIFPASSGGPEHIKALKAVFPKARFIPLGGVNAGNLAEYIKAGSWAIGGTWVCKKELIDKGEMMKITELTKEALRIINEARK; translated from the coding sequence ATGAAGTTTAAAAAGGAATTAGATAGAATTAAAGAAAAAGGATTAATACCTGTAGTAGTTATTGAAGATCCAGAAAAAGCTATTCCTCTTGGTAAAGCATTCCTTGATGCTGGCTTAGATATTATTGAAATTACCATGCGTACAGAAAAAGCAATGGAAGCTATAAAAATTTTAAAAAAGAATCTTCCAGAAATGTTGATTGGAGCTGGTACAGTTTTTTCATTGAATGTTGCAAAAGAAGCATTAAAAAATGGTGCAAGATTTATAGTTTCTCCTCATTTAGATGAAAGAATAGTTTCATATTGTGTTAGAAATAATATCATTGTATGCCCAGGTGTTTATACACCAACAGAAATTAATAATGCTATACAAATAGCAATTAAAGCTAAAGGAAGAAGATCTATAGATATAGAAGATTTACCACTTTTATTAAAAATTTTCCCAGCTTCTTCAGGTGGACCAGAACATATTAAAGCTTTAAAAGCTGTATTTCCAAAAGCTAGATTTATTCCATTAGGAGGAGTTAATGCAGGAAATTTAGCAGAATACATTAAAGCTGGATCATGGGCCATAGGTGGAACATGGGTTTGCAAGAAAGAATTAATAGATAAAGGAGAAATGATGAAAATAACTGAATTAACAAAAGAAGCTCTTAGAATTATTAATGAAGCTAGAAAATAA